A genomic window from Rhizobiaceae bacterium includes:
- the dctP gene encoding TRAP transporter substrate-binding protein DctP, whose protein sequence is MGWTGLIKTVAAAGLAAGLAAVATVSPASAQETITWKVQSNWLPGNKLYDSVLDLFSRVDKMSQGRLKIELLPAGAVVATNQTLEAVKTGILDGHISYPTLFAGVDPGFAPLGDIPGAYSERYQTLEFMYYYGGVDMLREAYGQFGLHLVGVGTGSWEAIPSKVPLATLDDFKGVKLRTPPGLSSLIWERFGAVPVVMPQTEVFSALEKGVIDAADDGSLSYNFAVGDYDVAKYTLLNSPHSNGVWDFSVNADRWAAVPDDIKLMLEIGMRDIMFQNIVTAARDDEAALKKAAEIGLTVNRLSDEDRARYRKVALEVWDEWAKKSDFAKKVIEAHKAYLTEKGLL, encoded by the coding sequence ATGGGTTGGACTGGTCTGATCAAGACTGTCGCTGCGGCGGGACTGGCTGCGGGGCTGGCGGCTGTCGCGACGGTGTCGCCTGCGTCGGCGCAGGAGACGATAACATGGAAAGTGCAGAGCAACTGGCTTCCGGGCAACAAGCTGTATGACAGTGTGCTGGATCTCTTCAGCCGCGTCGACAAGATGAGCCAGGGCCGCCTCAAGATCGAACTGCTCCCGGCGGGCGCGGTGGTCGCGACGAACCAGACGCTCGAGGCGGTGAAAACCGGCATCCTCGACGGGCACATCTCCTACCCGACGCTGTTCGCGGGCGTCGATCCCGGCTTCGCGCCGCTCGGCGACATTCCCGGAGCCTACAGCGAGCGCTACCAGACGCTGGAGTTCATGTATTATTATGGCGGCGTGGACATGCTGCGCGAAGCCTACGGGCAGTTCGGCCTGCATCTGGTCGGCGTCGGCACCGGCTCGTGGGAAGCAATCCCGTCCAAGGTTCCGCTGGCCACGCTCGATGATTTCAAGGGCGTGAAGCTGCGTACGCCTCCCGGCCTCAGCTCGCTGATTTGGGAGCGGTTCGGCGCCGTGCCTGTCGTGATGCCGCAGACCGAGGTCTTCTCGGCGCTTGAGAAGGGCGTCATCGACGCAGCCGACGACGGTTCGTTGTCCTATAATTTCGCCGTGGGCGACTATGACGTCGCCAAATATACGCTGCTGAACAGCCCGCATTCCAACGGCGTATGGGACTTTTCGGTGAATGCGGACCGCTGGGCCGCCGTTCCGGACGACATCAAGCTCATGCTTGAGATCGGAATGCGCGACATCATGTTCCAGAACATCGTGACCGCTGCACGCGACGACGAGGCTGCATTGAAGAAGGCAGCGGAGATCGGCCTTACCGTGAACCGGCTGAGCGACGAGGACCGGGCCCGCTACCGCAAGGTCGCGCTCGAGGTATGGGACGAATGGGCGAAGAAGAGCGATTTCGCGAAGAAAGTGATCGAAGCCCACAAGGCCTACCTGACCGAGAAGGGCCTGCTCTGA
- a CDS encoding TRAP transporter large permease subunit, with protein MSPETVTLFTLGLLFFFIFVGIPLAFSTLATAIIVGLSMFGFNSVLLIASRIYDASTNYILLAVPLFIVMGVLMERGGIAAKLFTVLHIWSARLPGGMAVGCVFAGAIMAAMVGVVGAEIITLGLVALPSMLARGYDKQLTLGVVCASGSLGAMIPPSLVLVFYGLMAGESIARLFAAAFIPGVVLALSYAAYIVIRSSFQPHLAPPPSREEMDMPFSAKLALGKDLVLPALIILAVLGSIYFGIAAPTEAAAIGVAGALVAVIVSGNFRWRDMHDVLKQTGKSMGPVIWVFFGANALISVYSLSGGVNYLAGLISGLPLPPLGILFVILFILFILGMIMDWVGIAILTMPIFLPVIKSLGYDPIWFGVVFCLSMQTAYLTPPFGSSAFYLKSVAPPDVSLGEIFRSIWPFVVLQTLVMGLLIAAPEIALWLPARLH; from the coding sequence ATGAGCCCTGAAACCGTTACCCTTTTCACGCTCGGGCTCCTGTTCTTCTTCATTTTTGTCGGAATACCCCTGGCCTTCTCGACGCTGGCCACCGCCATAATCGTCGGTCTCTCGATGTTCGGCTTCAACAGCGTCCTCCTGATCGCCAGCCGTATCTACGATGCGTCGACGAACTACATACTCCTCGCTGTCCCGCTTTTCATCGTCATGGGCGTGCTCATGGAAAGGGGAGGTATCGCAGCCAAGCTGTTCACGGTTCTCCACATCTGGTCGGCCCGACTTCCGGGCGGCATGGCGGTGGGCTGCGTCTTCGCCGGCGCGATCATGGCAGCGATGGTCGGCGTCGTCGGAGCCGAGATCATCACGCTCGGTCTGGTCGCCCTGCCTTCCATGCTGGCGCGCGGGTATGACAAGCAGTTGACGCTCGGCGTCGTGTGCGCCAGCGGCTCGCTCGGGGCGATGATTCCGCCGAGCCTCGTCCTCGTCTTTTATGGGCTGATGGCTGGAGAATCCATCGCCCGCCTGTTCGCCGCGGCCTTCATTCCGGGCGTCGTGCTGGCCTTGTCCTATGCGGCCTACATTGTCATACGCTCATCGTTCCAGCCGCATCTGGCGCCCCCGCCGAGCCGGGAGGAGATGGACATGCCGTTCAGCGCCAAGCTTGCCCTCGGCAAGGACCTGGTGTTGCCGGCCCTCATCATCCTGGCCGTGCTCGGGTCGATCTATTTCGGCATCGCCGCTCCGACCGAGGCGGCAGCGATCGGCGTCGCGGGCGCGCTGGTAGCAGTCATCGTCTCGGGCAATTTCCGCTGGCGCGACATGCATGACGTGTTGAAGCAGACCGGCAAGTCGATGGGCCCGGTCATCTGGGTCTTCTTCGGCGCGAACGCACTGATAAGTGTCTATTCGCTGTCGGGCGGCGTAAACTACCTTGCCGGCCTGATCTCCGGACTGCCGCTGCCACCGCTCGGCATCCTCTTCGTGATTCTGTTCATCCTCTTCATACTCGGCATGATCATGGACTGGGTCGGCATCGCCATCCTGACCATGCCGATATTCCTGCCTGTCATCAAATCGCTCGGCTACGATCCGATCTGGTTCGGCGTGGTCTTCTGCCTCAGCATGCAGACGGCCTATCTCACACCGCCCTTCGGCTCGTCCGCCTTCTACTTGAAAAGCGTGGCGCCTCCCGATGTCTCGCTTGGCGAAATTTTCCGGTCGATCTGGCCCTTCGTCGTACTCCAGACCCTGGTGATGGGCCTTCTGATCGCGGCGCCTGAAATAGCGCTATGGCTTCCGGCCAGGCTGCACTAG
- a CDS encoding proline racemase family protein has protein sequence MRFSIEAVDAHTQGDASRVIFGGGVGVLAAPGATMFEKMRYFETEADWLRRLMLREPRGSSNLCCNLIMPPTDARAAAGFIILEQQDYYAAMSGTNTIAVATVLLETGQIEMVEPVTEFYLEPPAGLVLIRAHCKDGRVLRVDFQNVPSFASVLDAPLDVAGYGRLTVSVAFGGMAYVLADAEQLGMSLDPGEGLAIQAAAAAICEAANVSIGFSHPENPDLTMIEGLILYREASGTGRLRQVPVNAGSSVGRTPAGTGVSAMAAVLHARGACRAGDTFEIDGMLNNPFHCRILEETSVGGVAAIVPEIGGRAWITGHGRYVLQDDDPFPEGFMVADLWPMAKPGSPAARMAGQRRLVSGHPTEKPLP, from the coding sequence ATGAGATTTTCCATCGAGGCGGTCGACGCCCACACGCAGGGAGATGCATCGCGTGTGATCTTCGGCGGCGGGGTCGGCGTCCTTGCCGCGCCGGGCGCGACCATGTTCGAGAAGATGCGTTATTTCGAGACCGAGGCGGACTGGCTGCGGCGCCTGATGTTGCGCGAACCGCGCGGTTCATCCAATTTGTGCTGCAACCTGATCATGCCGCCGACCGATGCGCGTGCGGCGGCCGGCTTCATCATTCTGGAGCAGCAGGACTACTATGCCGCCATGTCCGGCACCAACACCATCGCCGTGGCGACGGTACTGCTTGAGACGGGGCAGATCGAAATGGTCGAACCCGTCACGGAGTTCTACCTGGAACCACCGGCCGGGCTTGTATTGATCCGTGCGCACTGCAAGGACGGCCGCGTGCTGCGCGTCGATTTCCAGAACGTGCCCAGTTTCGCGAGCGTGCTCGATGCGCCGCTCGACGTTGCGGGCTATGGTCGACTGACAGTGAGCGTCGCATTCGGCGGAATGGCCTATGTGCTTGCCGACGCCGAGCAACTCGGTATGTCGCTCGACCCCGGCGAAGGGCTGGCCATCCAGGCCGCCGCGGCGGCGATCTGCGAGGCGGCCAACGTCTCCATCGGCTTCAGCCATCCGGAGAACCCGGACCTGACCATGATCGAGGGACTGATCCTCTACCGAGAGGCCAGCGGGACGGGAAGGCTGCGGCAGGTGCCGGTCAACGCCGGAAGCTCCGTGGGCAGGACGCCGGCCGGGACCGGCGTTTCGGCGATGGCGGCCGTGCTCCATGCGCGCGGCGCCTGCCGCGCGGGCGACACCTTCGAGATAGACGGCATGCTCAACAATCCTTTCCACTGTCGCATCCTTGAGGAGACAAGTGTGGGGGGCGTTGCCGCCATCGTGCCTGAAATCGGCGGGCGGGCGTGGATCACCGGACACGGCCGCTACGTCCTGCAGGACGACGATCCGTTCCCGGAAGGCTTCATGGTCGCTGACCTTTGGCCGATGGCGAAACCCGGTTCGCCCGCCGCGAGGATGGCCGGGCAGCGTCGCCTTGTTTCCGGTCACCCAACCGAAAAGCCGCTGCCTTGA
- a CDS encoding aldo/keto reductase: MVAARKSSEISVGLAAIGRGGLEVTRLGLGLAPLGNHHAAIADDDAVALVRHAYDSGVRYFDTAPFYGNGLSEARLGAALRWHDREKFALSTKVGRLLVPAPRDTIDFTPFVDGLPFRIVTDYGYDATMRSIEGSLNRLGLERIDIAYIHDIDTLTHGADQPRQFSIAMDGAFRALDRLRADGTVRAIGVGCNEINVFEAVLDVADVDCLLVPGLYTLLDQPALAGLLPRCLKRGVAVAIGSVFNSGILVTGTGSGARYRYGPASAAILERVQALEAVCLRHGVPLGAAALQFVLAHPAVATVIPGARSIAQFQMIMQLFGHSIPAAFWHELRASQLVDAAAPLPGEAASIQP, translated from the coding sequence TTGGTTGCGGCACGGAAGTCATCTGAAATCTCCGTGGGCCTCGCTGCCATCGGGCGTGGCGGGCTCGAGGTAACCAGGCTCGGGCTGGGGCTCGCCCCGCTCGGCAATCACCATGCAGCGATCGCCGACGACGATGCGGTCGCGCTTGTGCGCCACGCCTACGACAGCGGTGTCCGTTATTTCGACACTGCGCCGTTCTACGGCAACGGCCTGTCGGAGGCCCGCCTCGGAGCGGCCCTGCGATGGCACGACCGGGAGAAATTCGCCCTGTCCACGAAAGTCGGCCGGTTGCTGGTGCCGGCGCCGCGCGACACGATCGACTTCACGCCTTTCGTCGACGGCCTGCCGTTCCGGATCGTCACGGACTACGGCTACGACGCCACCATGCGCTCGATCGAAGGCTCCCTGAACCGCCTCGGTCTCGAACGGATCGACATAGCCTATATCCACGACATCGACACGCTGACGCATGGAGCCGACCAGCCACGCCAGTTCTCGATTGCGATGGACGGCGCCTTTCGCGCCCTCGACCGCTTGCGCGCGGACGGAACGGTCCGGGCGATCGGCGTCGGCTGCAACGAGATCAATGTTTTCGAGGCCGTGCTCGATGTTGCCGATGTGGATTGCCTGCTGGTGCCGGGCCTCTATACGCTTCTCGACCAGCCCGCGCTTGCCGGCCTTCTGCCGCGATGCCTCAAGCGCGGTGTCGCCGTGGCGATCGGCAGCGTTTTCAACAGCGGCATTCTCGTCACCGGGACCGGAAGCGGCGCGCGCTATCGCTACGGCCCGGCATCGGCGGCCATTTTGGAGCGGGTCCAGGCGCTGGAAGCCGTGTGCCTCCGTCATGGCGTTCCCCTCGGCGCTGCCGCGCTTCAGTTCGTGCTTGCCCATCCCGCCGTTGCGACGGTCATTCCAGGCGCGCGTTCGATCGCCCAGTTCCAGATGATCATGCAGCTTTTCGGCCATTCGATACCAGCGGCGTTCTGGCATGAGTTGCGGGCGTCGCAACTGGTCGACGCGGCAGCACCTTTGCCGGGCGAAGCGGCAAGTATCCAGCCATGA
- a CDS encoding TRAP transporter small permease yields MIARINKFVGVTLSYGYAIVAVLTFAEVCARYIFNSPTQWSVEIVILIAALHYIMGGAQAAADETHIRITAIYDRLPASAQYVLTLFERVLVIVVCAIVGLWAFYQAQFAIQIGERSGSNWNTPSPMILKVVVVIGIVMIGLQAVEYLIRDLRKHNEP; encoded by the coding sequence ATGATCGCACGCATCAACAAGTTCGTAGGCGTCACGCTCTCCTATGGCTACGCCATCGTCGCCGTGCTGACTTTTGCCGAAGTCTGCGCGCGCTACATCTTCAATTCACCCACGCAATGGTCGGTAGAGATCGTCATCCTGATCGCGGCCCTTCATTACATCATGGGTGGCGCTCAGGCCGCCGCCGACGAGACGCATATCCGCATCACGGCGATCTACGACAGGTTGCCGGCTTCCGCACAATATGTGCTGACGCTCTTCGAGCGGGTGCTCGTCATCGTCGTTTGCGCCATTGTCGGCTTGTGGGCCTTCTACCAGGCGCAGTTCGCGATCCAGATCGGCGAACGGAGCGGATCCAACTGGAACACGCCGTCGCCAATGATCCTCAAGGTGGTGGTTGTCATCGGTATTGTGATGATCGGCCTGCAGGCCGTCGAATATCTTATCCGCGATCTAAGGAAACACAATGAGCCCTGA